The following proteins are co-located in the Malus sylvestris chromosome 13, drMalSylv7.2, whole genome shotgun sequence genome:
- the LOC126595599 gene encoding major strawberry allergen Fra a 1-3-like, giving the protein MGVFTYESEFTSVIPPARLFNAFVLDADNLIPKIAPQAVKNAEILEGDGGVGTIKKINFGEGSTYSYVKHRIDGVDKDNFVYKYSVIEGDAISETIEKISYETKLVASSSGSVIKSTSHYHTKGDVEIKEEHVKAGKEKASHLFKLIENYLLEHQDAYN; this is encoded by the coding sequence ATGGGTGTTTTCACATATGAATCCGAGTTCACCTCCGTCATCCCCCCTGCTAGGTTGTTCAATGCATTTGTTCTTGATGCTGACAACCTCATCCCCAAAATTGCACCACAGGCAGTGAAGAACGCTGAGATCCTTGAAGGAGATGGTGGAGTTGGAACCATTAAGAAGATCAACTTCGGTGAAGGTAGCACATACAGCTACGTGAAGCACAGAATTGACGGGGTGGACAAGGACAACTTTGTCTACAAGTACAGTGTGATTGAAGGAGATGCTATCTCTGAGACAATTGAGAAGATCTCTTATGAGACTAAGTTGGTCGCTTCCAGCAGCGGTTCTGTCATCAAGAGCACCAGCCACTACCACACCAAGGGTGATGTTGAGATCAAAGAAGAGCATGTTAAGGCTGGCAAAGAGAAGGCCTCCCACCTCTTCAAGTTGATTGAGAACTACCTCTTGGAGCACCAGGACGCCTACAACTAA
- the LOC126595604 gene encoding major strawberry allergen Fra a 1-3-like, whose translation MGVFTYETEFASVCAPARLYNALVLDADNLIPKIAPQAVKTAEILEGDGGVGTIKKISFGEGSEYSYVKHKVDGIDKDNFFYNYSLIEGDVISDKIEKISYETKLVASGSGSIIKSTSHYHTKGDIEIKEEHVKVGKERAHGLFKLIENYLVANPDAYN comes from the coding sequence ATGGGTGTCTTCACATATGAAACTGAATTCGCCTCAGTCTGCGCTCCTGCTAGGTTGTACAATGCTCTTGTTCTTGATGCTGACAACCTTATCCCAAAGATTGCTCCACAAGCAGTTAAAACTGCTGAAATTCTTGAGGGAGATGGAGGTGTTGGAACCATCAAGAAGATAAGTTTTGGTGAAGGAAGTGAATACAGCTATGTGAAGCACAAGGTTGATGGAATTGACAAGGATAACTTTTTCTACAACTACAGTTTGATTGAAGGAGATGTCATTTCTGATAAGATTGAGAAGATCTCTTATGAGACTAAGTTGGTGGCTTCCGGTAGCGGTTCCATCATCAAAAGCACTAGCCACTACCACACCAAGGGAGATATTGAGATTAAGGAAGAGCATGTTAAGGTTGGGAAAGAAAGGGCCCATGGTTTGTTCAAGCTCATTGAGAACTACCTTGTGGCCAACCCTGATGCCTATAACTAA